The Acropora muricata isolate sample 2 chromosome 4, ASM3666990v1, whole genome shotgun sequence genome contains the following window.
CTATTCTTGCATAAGATATTTGCCATCTCGGTCGACATAAAGTTACCTCTTGACAAGATTTCAGTGATTTTGCATAAAGTCTTGAAGAATTTTCGCCAATATGGTGAAATAATAACGCGATCATTTTTAATTCTGCTATTGTAATTAACAtcgaaattaaaaataccaaaacaatGTGGTCTTTGTTTTCCAGCAGGTTAAAAAATACAAACTAATGAATTGTTGCTTGCCGGACTACAGAGCTGCAGGCTTTTTAAGCACGAATTTTATTTCTCTATATATGCAAAAATAGGGCCGATATTTCTTTGTTAGTGTTATCAGCAGTTGAGAGGCTTTTTTTTGGACGTAGTCACAAAATAATGACTCGAGAGAGAGATTATTTTGCGATTTTAAAAGGCGCCTAAATCTTTCAAGATTTACGGAGTATGAAAATGACTTTTGCTTAAATTGTCGAAACGTTAGTCACCAAAAACTGTTCGACAACGAGAGCAGAAGTTATCTTCGATCTTAGTCAAGTGCTAAGGACTTATTTCTTGTTGACGCTCAGATTCAATCAAAGCTTGTGTGACTCTTTATTCACAAGAAAGTAACTCCACCCAAATGAAACTGTGATTGATACACAGCCGCGGCTGCTGACTCCGGCTTCATCGCTTATTTGTTGGATGGTTCTTGTATCACATAGCGTTTAAACTGAAGTAACGGGAATGGCCGACATGAAGAAGGAGTCGAATGAGATATGGAGCAGCCCAGACGCCgaaattattgcattttacATCGCTCAAGAAGCAGCCGTGGAAAAGAGAAGAGAGGTAAGCAAAGAACTCAACCTTTCCCTGCGTATGTTGTTTTTATCCTTACTTTTTCGGGCTATGACGATTTTCTTCCCATGGCGACTGGCACTTAGATCGCCGGGAGAAGACTCCCTTCAAGTTGCACTCGTTTGCTCAGAACGTTTTGTCTCCCTATTGCATGCGGTAACCAAAGTACTCACGAAAAGCTCTGAGGTCTTGGCAGAGACTCTTTCGATGGCCGTCTAATGTGGCGGAATTTTCTAGGTCTTCAAGTCGCTTCTTCGACATTCTTTGGGTCAGTGGACAAACGGAGAGTCGATGCGATGCCGAAAAGACGCTATAGACATTATGACTGTTGAAACCAATTCAATTAAAGATGATTTCGGCATATGAAAGCTCTGCCGTCACATACGTCTCTCCTTTTCCACGCAAACCAATGGCAGAAAATTTACAGTAAGTCAAGTTGCGAAGAAAAACAAGCCTTTCCCCCAAGCTACACGTCCAGAACCTGGGCACGCTTTGCGGGCCTATTTTTTACCGCATGCACCGACAAGGGCGATGACGCTATGGCGACTATTGCCAAGCAGCaatagataaaaaaaattcaaatggtTACTGATCAAGATAACCTATTTCTATTATAAttgaattttacttttatttaggAAACCTTCGTTGTTCCACTCATCAAACTGCTTTCTTTGACTTGTGTTCTTCTCGGGTTTGTGCTTTTTGTTCTTCGCATGGAATACCAACCTTCCTTCACAAAAACATGGCTGCCTGGTCCATTAAATCGACAATCTCTAGATATGGAGCCCTTACGTTGGACAGATGAAGATACAAAAGTTTTAGACGAGAAGCGAGAAGGACGTAATGGTCAGTATACAACGGTCACTGCATGTGCCGCTCTCGTAATAAGGCATAGCAGCCATTGTTAGTGACCTTAGGATCATAATCATGTTACAAAACATGAGCTTCTTGTATTGTGGGAACATGTAGCAGAAAAGTTCTTAAGGACCCCATCATGAAAATGACCACGACGCGAAAGCTCTGGAACTAGATTTCTATTGGGCGAGAGACAATAGACCTTTCAATGACGTTATGTTTCCCCGTTCCCAGTACAACCAAGGGCGGCATAACCATATTCACATTCATAATAATAACCATAAGTAAGTGATCGATCCTTTTCTTTCGATTCTGGATTTCGTGTCAATTGTGGTTTTGAGTTTATTAGCTTTAATCTCAGTCACCAATTGTCCAATTTCGATTTTCCAATTTCATCACATTTCGTTGCATTTAAAGTCACCAGGAGCCCATAAATATTTATCGGCTCCTGATTTCACTCAttccattgatttttttttcgtagccATTCAATTTACTTGGTGTTGTgattaatttttgtcattttttcgtttttttttttttgtctagtCGTTTGAAAAGCTCTTTTCGTTTATTTTCATTCTCATAACTTCACAACGAAGtagaaaagaacaagaaataaaggctgctttgttttatttcgcCATTCTTAGAGACTTTAGATTTTCTTCCTTTGGCTGTATGGGGCCTTTGGGGTCCATGGAGTGAATGCAGCAGAAGAAAATATTGCCAAGAGGGACAGCAGCATCGGCGCAGGGTGTGTTTGTCGCTGGACGATTCGGCGCATTGCGTTGGTGTGTCCATGGAAGCCAGAGAGTGTCCAGGAGCCTCGTGCATCCATGCCTGTAAGCTCCAATCACAATAGCTGTAATTTCAGTTGAGCCTACGGGCAAACTTCCTATTGTTTATgactgcatgcagacgaggcttatgcgAGTCAATACATTGGAAACTGATTCATTAGTTTGGTTTATGAgtcaaaacatgcaaaaatagTTTTTTAAGCCTCGTTCCCGGCGTTTTTCTCCGCCGTGAGTTGGGTGCCCAATGATGGAGAACAGGaatcttttgaaaacaaagaaatttaaacaagctttgtccTGGTGCTACTCCAGAT
Protein-coding sequences here:
- the LOC136914622 gene encoding uncharacterized protein; its protein translation is MADMKKESNEIWSSPDAEIIAFYIAQEAAVEKRREETFVVPLIKLLSLTCVLLGFVLFVLRMEYQPSFTKTWLPGPLNRQSLDMEPLRWTDEDTKVLDEKREGRNETLDFLPLAVWGLWGPWSECSRRKYCQEGQQHRRRVCLSLDDSAHCVGVSMEARECPGASCIHAYSSPPLLADQSPVPLTSFLSQECNATVKYSASGKYKELIPSSVFRLYPSAKRMLKSGFFAVEVFPKVLENETPITKVCFEPFGIWSLSAARKVFHLNRSTRASLKEHKSSRLIGLAIALRSEGTLYGVLLATGTAGGIYSNVYYRRFRGRSFHEEISF